From Segatella copri, the proteins below share one genomic window:
- a CDS encoding 4-hydroxy-3-methylbut-2-enyl diphosphate reductase, whose product MVQIEIDNGSGFCFGVTTAIKKAEEELAKGGKLYCLGDIVHNGMEVERLHEAGLITIDHEQMEELQGVKVLLRAHGEPPETYALAERNNIEIIDATCPVVLQLQRRIKKQYVNNPEAQIVIFGKNGHAEVLGLVGQTESHAIVVEKFEDVKQLKESGQLDFSKDIYLYSQTTKSLDEFHRIIEYCQEHIVEGAVFKSFDTICRQVANRMPNIAAFASKHDVILFVSGRKSSNGKVLFKECKSVNANSYQIESADEIDMNWFKDVETVGICGATSTPKWLMEECKEKIINDSSALLL is encoded by the coding sequence ATCGTGCAGATAGAAATAGATAACGGCAGTGGGTTCTGCTTTGGCGTAACCACTGCCATCAAGAAAGCTGAAGAGGAGTTGGCTAAGGGCGGTAAACTTTACTGCCTGGGCGATATTGTGCATAACGGTATGGAGGTGGAGCGCCTGCATGAAGCGGGACTCATCACGATAGACCATGAGCAGATGGAGGAACTGCAGGGCGTAAAGGTCTTGCTCCGTGCTCATGGTGAACCGCCTGAAACTTATGCCCTTGCCGAGCGAAACAACATTGAAATCATCGATGCTACCTGTCCTGTGGTGCTCCAGTTGCAGCGCCGCATCAAGAAGCAATATGTCAACAATCCGGAGGCACAGATCGTGATTTTCGGCAAGAACGGGCATGCTGAGGTGCTCGGACTGGTGGGGCAGACGGAGAGTCATGCCATCGTGGTAGAGAAGTTTGAGGATGTGAAGCAGTTGAAGGAAAGCGGTCAGCTGGATTTCTCTAAAGATATCTATCTTTACTCCCAGACTACCAAGAGTCTCGATGAGTTCCACCGCATCATCGAATACTGCCAGGAGCATATTGTTGAGGGTGCTGTCTTCAAGAGTTTCGATACCATCTGCCGTCAGGTGGCTAACCGCATGCCTAACATCGCTGCCTTTGCCAGCAAGCATGATGTCATCCTCTTTGTGAGTGGCAGAAAGAGTTCGAACGGTAAGGTGCTTTTCAAGGAATGCAAGAGTGTGAATGCCAACAGCTACCAGATAGAAAGTGCCGACGAGATAGATATGAACTGGTTCAAGGATGTGGAAACGGTAGGTATCTGTGGCGCTACCAGTACGCCGAAGTGGCTGATGGAAGAGTGCAAGGAGAAGATTATCAACGATAGTTCTGCTCTCTTACTGTAA
- the porQ gene encoding type IX secretion system protein PorQ, with protein MKKYVISAILTLFATIIDAQESQTGYNFLRLPVSAHAAALGGDNITLIEDDEALIFHNPALLASVSDKTVNLNYMNYMSGVNTASASFNRIVNDKASWAVSAQLVDYGKMKETDENNIQMGEFSAKDIAVAGYFSYMLGEKFAGGIAAKFITSYIGDYNSIAVGVDLGINYYDPETEWSVSCAAKNLGGQLKAYDNEYEKMPIDLQLGVTKRFANAPFRVSATLVNLNHWDSSLRDHAVVGADILLSESLWIGAGYNFRRANEMKISTSEDEESSHGAGFSVGGGINLERFHLNVAYGKYHVSSSSLMLNVSYRL; from the coding sequence ATGAAAAAATATGTAATTTCCGCAATATTGACGCTTTTTGCGACAATTATTGATGCTCAAGAGAGCCAAACGGGGTATAATTTCCTTCGCTTGCCGGTGAGTGCTCACGCAGCAGCTCTGGGTGGCGACAACATCACCTTGATAGAAGATGATGAGGCACTCATATTCCATAATCCGGCTCTCCTGGCTTCGGTAAGCGACAAGACGGTCAATCTCAATTATATGAACTATATGTCGGGGGTGAATACTGCCTCGGCTAGTTTCAACCGTATTGTCAACGACAAGGCTTCGTGGGCTGTTTCGGCTCAGCTTGTTGACTACGGAAAGATGAAAGAGACGGACGAGAACAACATCCAGATGGGTGAGTTCTCGGCAAAGGATATTGCCGTTGCGGGTTACTTCTCTTATATGCTCGGTGAGAAATTCGCAGGTGGTATTGCCGCCAAATTCATCACTTCGTATATTGGCGATTACAATTCTATCGCTGTGGGAGTGGATCTGGGTATCAACTATTACGACCCGGAAACGGAATGGTCGGTTTCATGTGCGGCAAAGAATCTGGGTGGACAGCTGAAAGCCTACGATAATGAATACGAGAAGATGCCTATCGACCTGCAGTTGGGTGTGACGAAACGCTTCGCCAACGCACCGTTCAGGGTATCAGCCACACTGGTCAACCTGAACCATTGGGACAGCAGTCTTCGTGATCATGCCGTAGTAGGTGCCGACATTCTGCTTTCGGAGAGCCTGTGGATAGGTGCCGGCTACAACTTCCGGAGAGCCAACGAGATGAAAATCAGCACCTCAGAAGATGAGGAAAGCAGTCATGGAGCCGGTTTCTCTGTGGGTGGCGGTATCAACCTGGAGCGCTTCCATCTGAACGTTGCCTACGGCAAATATCACGTCAGTAGCAGCAGTCTCATGCTGAACGTAAGTTACAGATTATAA
- a CDS encoding DUF932 domain-containing protein: MTTATNLSKAAEDMVAVPSSVNEDKFFDFEKAKTQAITLEQLSRTHREDDVYGNPLRGIYHFDLFNKVIDECTELGYNVEVYDMFAAQNRDRQSPGVVRLPQVEAVKGQHAVEAHILRRVYANIRITDFDNDETTTNVAVAFHQKGIQIGFGPNVMICHNQCMLSPELYMSSYSEKGKKGSGMEVAAMLDTLKSWLVDARHIIETDRERIAKMKETRITAEQMFLLIGLMTATRVKADTSRKSIRENITYPLNQSQITLFTEDMLEAYHDKEFVTAWDMYNSATNLYKANRMDIPALLPQNRAMVNFMKANGLII; encoded by the coding sequence ATGACAACAGCAACAAATTTGAGTAAGGCTGCCGAAGATATGGTAGCAGTTCCTTCTTCAGTTAATGAAGACAAGTTCTTTGATTTCGAGAAAGCCAAGACTCAGGCAATCACTCTCGAACAGTTGAGTCGCACACACCGAGAGGATGATGTTTACGGAAATCCGCTCCGTGGCATCTATCACTTTGACCTTTTCAATAAGGTCATTGATGAGTGTACAGAGCTCGGCTACAATGTGGAGGTTTATGATATGTTTGCAGCACAGAACAGAGACCGTCAGTCGCCTGGAGTGGTTCGCCTCCCACAAGTGGAAGCGGTCAAAGGTCAGCATGCGGTAGAGGCGCATATTCTCCGCCGAGTTTATGCCAATATTCGTATCACTGATTTTGATAATGATGAGACTACTACTAATGTGGCCGTAGCCTTCCATCAGAAAGGTATTCAGATTGGATTCGGTCCGAATGTGATGATTTGCCACAATCAGTGTATGCTCTCTCCAGAACTGTATATGTCCAGCTATTCCGAAAAGGGCAAGAAGGGTTCCGGTATGGAAGTGGCAGCAATGCTTGATACATTAAAGTCATGGCTGGTAGATGCCCGGCACATCATCGAGACTGATCGTGAGCGTATTGCCAAGATGAAGGAGACACGCATTACTGCAGAACAGATGTTCTTGCTCATTGGACTGATGACTGCTACAAGAGTAAAGGCAGATACATCACGAAAGTCTATTCGTGAGAATATCACCTACCCTCTCAATCAGTCACAGATTACACTCTTCACAGAGGATATGCTGGAGGCCTATCACGATAAGGAGTTTGTAACTGCCTGGGATATGTATAATTCTGCTACCAACTTGTATAAGGCTAACAGAATGGATATCCCTGCCCTTTTGCCACAGAACAGGGCAATGGTGAACTTCATGAAGGCCAATGGTCTGATAATTTAA
- a CDS encoding TatD family hydrolase, which translates to MFKVIDTHTHFDAEEFDEDRAEAFARAKEAGVGKVFLPAIDVKTTHAVLALAKEYPGYAYPMIGLHPEEVKADWKEQLAELRKILEEHRMTGNACQVGGSPQFSDLIAIGEVGLDYYWSREFEHEQLEAFEEQVKWSVETQLPLMIHCRKAQNEMVHLLRKYEKELPGGVFHCFTGNQKEAEELLSFDKFVLGIGGVSTFKSSHLREDLPAVVPLDRIVLETDSPYMAPVPYRGKRNESAFVVEVMKTLAKAYGISEEEFARQTNLNAERVFPLSVSQV; encoded by the coding sequence ATGTTCAAAGTAATAGATACACATACGCATTTTGATGCGGAGGAGTTTGATGAGGATAGGGCGGAGGCTTTCGCCCGTGCCAAGGAAGCGGGGGTAGGCAAGGTGTTCTTGCCTGCCATCGACGTGAAGACCACACACGCGGTACTGGCATTGGCTAAGGAATATCCGGGCTATGCTTATCCGATGATTGGTCTGCATCCTGAAGAGGTGAAGGCTGACTGGAAGGAACAGCTGGCTGAACTCCGGAAGATACTGGAGGAGCATCGCATGACCGGTAATGCCTGTCAGGTGGGTGGTTCTCCTCAGTTTTCAGACTTGATTGCTATCGGAGAGGTAGGACTTGATTATTACTGGAGCCGTGAGTTCGAGCATGAGCAGTTGGAGGCTTTCGAGGAACAGGTAAAATGGTCGGTAGAAACCCAGCTCCCGCTGATGATTCATTGCCGCAAGGCGCAGAACGAGATGGTACATCTGCTCAGAAAGTATGAGAAAGAACTGCCGGGTGGCGTCTTCCATTGCTTTACGGGCAATCAGAAGGAAGCCGAAGAACTGCTCTCCTTCGATAAGTTTGTATTGGGCATCGGTGGCGTATCTACTTTCAAGAGCAGCCATCTCAGAGAAGACCTGCCTGCTGTAGTTCCTCTGGATCGCATCGTTCTGGAGACCGACAGTCCGTATATGGCGCCTGTTCCTTATCGCGGAAAACGCAACGAAAGCGCTTTCGTGGTAGAAGTGATGAAGACGCTCGCCAAGGCTTATGGCATAAGCGAAGAGGAGTTTGCCCGACAGACTAACCTCAATGCAGAGCGGGTTTTTCCGCTATCCGTATCGCAAGTATAG
- a CDS encoding site-specific integrase yields MITTKLYLDTRAVKDGEPAPLKVAITKKRQAAYIPLGVKLKKEQWDVKKQRIVDAPNKQRLEIFVKNKLVEIENAILELQMKGELTKQTSTQIKNKVVAYLDPDVKKKDLFINRYIEYMNSRSAQRTREIYATTLKKMRDFDSKVDTYAFEDISKDWLKRLDAELVRQGLKKNSRNIHFRNIRAVFNDAIDNEITSHYPMRTFDINPEQTEKRSLSVDELRTLFNYNVQPWQQKYLDYFKLTFFLIGINPADILDCTDENIVDGRLLYRRKKTGRLYSIRLEPEAIQIINRYRGKTKLVNFSENMRNYKQFVCKANKGLKAIGPVTKERNEKKKAHDFQKEYHTKHNPLFDHISLYWARHTWATIAFSIGIPEEIIAEALGHSHGNRTTAIYIDKSVANIDDANRKVLDYVLYKEQPKD; encoded by the coding sequence ATGATAACAACGAAACTATACTTAGATACAAGAGCGGTCAAGGACGGAGAGCCTGCACCGCTCAAAGTTGCCATTACGAAGAAGCGACAGGCAGCTTATATTCCTCTTGGTGTCAAATTGAAAAAGGAACAATGGGATGTCAAGAAACAAAGAATAGTTGATGCGCCAAACAAGCAGAGATTGGAAATATTTGTCAAGAACAAATTGGTAGAGATTGAAAATGCTATATTGGAACTGCAGATGAAGGGAGAACTTACTAAACAGACTTCAACGCAGATAAAGAATAAGGTTGTGGCCTATCTAGACCCTGATGTTAAGAAGAAAGACTTATTTATAAATAGGTATATAGAATATATGAATAGTCGTTCAGCACAAAGGACCAGGGAAATATATGCAACCACTTTGAAGAAGATGCGCGATTTCGATAGCAAGGTAGATACCTACGCTTTTGAAGATATCTCAAAGGATTGGCTGAAAAGGTTGGATGCCGAGTTGGTAAGACAAGGGTTAAAGAAGAACTCCAGGAATATACATTTCAGAAACATACGTGCCGTTTTCAACGATGCTATCGATAATGAGATAACCAGCCATTATCCGATGAGAACATTCGATATAAATCCGGAACAGACAGAAAAACGTTCTCTTTCTGTAGATGAACTACGTACCTTATTTAATTATAATGTGCAGCCATGGCAGCAGAAGTACCTGGATTATTTCAAGCTTACATTCTTCTTGATCGGGATAAACCCTGCCGATATTCTTGATTGTACGGATGAGAATATTGTAGATGGAAGATTGCTGTATAGACGAAAGAAGACCGGAAGACTGTATAGCATCAGACTGGAACCGGAAGCTATACAGATAATAAATAGGTATAGAGGAAAGACAAAGCTAGTCAATTTCTCAGAGAACATGAGAAACTACAAGCAATTTGTGTGCAAGGCAAACAAGGGACTAAAGGCAATAGGCCCTGTCACTAAAGAAAGGAACGAGAAAAAGAAAGCTCATGATTTTCAGAAGGAATATCATACAAAGCATAATCCTCTGTTTGATCATATCTCTCTGTATTGGGCTAGGCATACGTGGGCAACAATAGCCTTCTCCATAGGAATACCCGAAGAAATCATTGCCGAAGCATTGGGACATTCCCATGGAAACAGGACAACAGCTATCTATATTGACAAGAGTGTTGCCAATATAGACGATGCAAATAGAAAAGTATTGGATTACGTTCTATATAAGGAGCAACCAAAGGACTAA
- a CDS encoding polyprenyl synthetase family protein: MKTADEILSMVNEFLANLPYERKPKSLYEPIRYVLSMGGKRIRPTLMLLGYNLFKDNPEKILMNAVALETYHNYTLLHDDLMDNADLRRGHETVHKKWDANTAILSGDSMLVLAYERMAQCDEKHLAKVLKLFTTTALEIGEGQQFDMEFENRNDVKEEEYIEMIRLKTSVLLACALKMGAILADASDEDAENLYKFGEQIGLAFQLQDDYLDVYGDTKVFGKEIGGDITSNKKTYMLINAFNHANDAQRAELQKWVDAKDFDRKEKVAAVTRLYNEIGIDKMAQDKIAYYFEQSKKYLDAVNVPAERKEELAKYAQKMMKRQY, from the coding sequence ATGAAGACAGCAGATGAAATTTTAAGCATGGTAAATGAGTTTCTGGCTAATTTGCCTTACGAAAGAAAGCCAAAGTCTCTTTATGAGCCTATCAGATACGTTCTTTCTATGGGTGGCAAGCGTATTCGTCCTACGCTCATGCTTCTGGGCTACAATCTTTTCAAGGACAATCCTGAGAAGATTCTGATGAATGCCGTTGCCCTGGAAACTTATCATAACTATACTTTGCTGCATGATGACCTGATGGACAATGCTGATTTGCGTCGCGGTCATGAAACGGTTCATAAGAAATGGGATGCCAATACGGCAATCCTTTCGGGCGACAGCATGCTCGTTCTGGCTTATGAGCGTATGGCTCAATGTGATGAAAAGCATCTTGCCAAGGTGTTGAAACTCTTTACGACCACTGCCCTGGAAATTGGTGAAGGTCAGCAGTTTGATATGGAGTTTGAAAACCGTAACGATGTGAAGGAGGAGGAATATATCGAGATGATCCGCCTCAAGACCAGCGTTCTCCTGGCTTGTGCCCTGAAGATGGGTGCTATCCTTGCCGATGCTTCTGATGAGGATGCAGAGAACCTGTATAAGTTTGGCGAGCAGATTGGATTGGCGTTCCAGTTGCAGGATGATTACCTCGATGTTTACGGCGATACCAAGGTGTTCGGTAAGGAGATTGGTGGTGATATCACATCCAACAAGAAGACTTACATGCTCATCAATGCCTTCAACCATGCCAACGACGCTCAGCGTGCAGAACTGCAGAAGTGGGTTGATGCCAAGGATTTCGACCGCAAGGAGAAGGTGGCTGCCGTTACCCGTCTTTACAACGAGATAGGTATCGACAAAATGGCGCAGGATAAGATTGCTTATTATTTCGAGCAGAGCAAGAAGTATCTGGATGCCGTGAATGTGCCTGCTGAGCGTAAGGAGGAATTGGCAAAGTATGCTCAGAAAATGATGAAGCGACAGTACTAG
- a CDS encoding DUF1573 domain-containing protein, whose translation MKRMNIWMLSALLALPASAQKITTQHEVVDCGQVVFRKPVTAEFVLKNDGHKPLVINNVLKSCGCTEVDYPKTGIAAGESFVIKAVYDAKQMGTFTKQVCLYTNADEEPFILSMRGKVVGSVVDFAGSYDEMLGVIKSDAQEVEFDDVNRGDRPVQRIHIFNPTDELLEPVVMHLPSYLHAFVSPSKVAPRHSAEISFVLDSKKLRDLGLNQTSVYLGERPGDKIAPEKEIVVSAVLLPGFENMTPARKALAPKLEMSATDLNLGSFNGKKKLKGEILITNKGKSELDIRSMQMFTMGLQVNLKKSKIQPGETVKMKVTAVAADLKKSRVRHPRILMITNDPDHAKVVVKINVQ comes from the coding sequence ATGAAACGGATGAATATATGGATGCTCTCAGCGCTGTTGGCGCTGCCTGCATCAGCACAGAAGATTACAACCCAGCACGAGGTGGTAGACTGCGGACAGGTGGTGTTCCGCAAGCCTGTAACTGCCGAATTCGTGCTGAAGAATGACGGGCACAAGCCTTTGGTTATCAACAATGTGTTGAAAAGCTGCGGCTGTACGGAGGTAGATTATCCGAAGACGGGCATAGCTGCCGGCGAAAGTTTCGTCATCAAGGCGGTATACGATGCCAAGCAGATGGGTACTTTCACCAAGCAGGTTTGCCTCTATACCAATGCGGATGAAGAGCCGTTCATCCTCTCTATGAGGGGAAAGGTAGTGGGCAGCGTAGTAGATTTCGCTGGTTCTTACGATGAGATGCTGGGTGTCATCAAGAGTGATGCCCAGGAGGTGGAGTTTGATGACGTGAACCGTGGCGACCGTCCGGTTCAGCGCATCCATATCTTCAATCCTACCGACGAATTACTGGAGCCGGTAGTGATGCATCTGCCATCCTATCTTCATGCTTTCGTATCGCCTTCCAAGGTGGCTCCGCGTCATTCTGCCGAAATCAGTTTCGTGCTGGATTCCAAGAAACTGCGTGACCTGGGATTGAACCAGACTTCGGTTTATCTCGGTGAGCGTCCTGGCGATAAGATTGCGCCTGAGAAGGAAATCGTGGTTTCAGCCGTTCTTCTTCCTGGTTTCGAGAACATGACTCCAGCCAGGAAGGCACTGGCTCCGAAGCTAGAGATGTCTGCCACCGATCTCAATCTGGGTAGTTTCAATGGAAAGAAGAAACTGAAGGGTGAGATTCTGATTACCAATAAGGGTAAGTCGGAACTGGATATCCGCAGCATGCAGATGTTTACGATGGGCTTGCAGGTGAACCTGAAGAAGAGTAAGATTCAGCCAGGAGAGACCGTTAAGATGAAGGTGACGGCTGTGGCTGCCGACTTGAAGAAATCGCGTGTCAGACACCCTCGTATCCTCATGATTACGAATGATCCTGACCATGCTAAGGTGGTGGTGAAGATTAATGTACAATGA
- the cmk gene encoding (d)CMP kinase, whose protein sequence is MKKITIAIDGYSSCGKSTMAKDLAKEIGYVYVDTGAMYRSVTLYALRHQLFEADGAVKTEELQKEMKNISISFKFNATTGRPDCYLNGELVEKEIRSLEVSNHVSPIAAVPFVREALVEQQQKMGEDKGIVMDGRDIGTTVFPNAELKIFVTASSQVRAQRRFDELKEKGMPADFDAILKNVEERDYIDTHRETSPLRKADDAITLDNSNMTIPEQKAWLMEQYQKAIAE, encoded by the coding sequence ATGAAGAAAATAACAATAGCAATAGACGGATACTCTTCTTGCGGTAAGAGTACGATGGCAAAGGATCTTGCCAAGGAAATAGGTTATGTTTATGTAGATACGGGCGCAATGTACCGCTCGGTAACTCTCTATGCGCTGCGTCATCAGCTCTTCGAAGCAGATGGAGCCGTAAAGACAGAAGAACTGCAGAAGGAGATGAAGAACATCAGCATCTCATTCAAGTTTAATGCAACAACCGGTCGCCCAGACTGCTATCTGAACGGCGAACTGGTAGAAAAGGAAATCCGTTCGTTAGAGGTTTCCAACCACGTTAGTCCGATTGCCGCCGTTCCTTTCGTCAGAGAGGCGCTGGTAGAACAGCAGCAGAAGATGGGCGAAGACAAGGGCATCGTGATGGATGGTCGCGATATAGGTACCACCGTGTTCCCTAATGCCGAACTGAAGATTTTCGTTACAGCCAGCTCACAGGTGAGAGCACAGCGCCGTTTCGATGAACTGAAGGAGAAAGGAATGCCAGCCGACTTCGATGCGATTCTGAAGAATGTAGAGGAGCGCGACTATATCGATACCCACCGCGAGACTTCCCCACTCAGAAAGGCTGATGATGCCATTACGCTCGACAACAGCAACATGACCATTCCTGAACAGAAGGCATGGCTGATGGAACAATATCAAAAGGCAATAGCAGAATAA
- a CDS encoding energy transducer TonB, which translates to MEIKKSNSAQLEDKRVTFFLLGLLLAFTFIFVGLQYQRGPQGDDDLSESMEDLAQDLEMSARPDQKDMVSAEAVSAPASKSITQEVKAAEQQTQKAPQKISSTTSELVIGDGSGVVDGSEVKEAVPETPIENPGVEAPIKLTVVQKIPQFPGGWSAFMQWLTKNLKYPVAAQKSRIQGTVVVSFIVNKDGSVANIKVSTSVDPLLDNEALRVMKMMPKWKPGIDKGKVCRTMIAIPVVFQL; encoded by the coding sequence GTGGAAATTAAGAAATCAAATAGCGCACAACTGGAAGATAAGCGGGTTACATTTTTCCTGCTGGGGTTGCTGCTGGCTTTTACTTTCATCTTCGTAGGACTCCAATATCAGAGAGGTCCGCAGGGAGATGATGACTTGTCTGAATCGATGGAAGATCTTGCACAGGATCTGGAAATGTCGGCTCGACCCGACCAGAAAGATATGGTGAGTGCAGAGGCTGTTTCGGCTCCTGCTTCTAAGTCAATTACCCAGGAAGTGAAGGCTGCCGAGCAACAGACTCAGAAGGCACCGCAGAAAATCAGTTCTACAACCAGCGAACTGGTTATCGGCGACGGCTCGGGTGTAGTGGATGGATCTGAGGTGAAGGAAGCGGTTCCTGAAACTCCCATTGAGAATCCAGGAGTTGAGGCTCCTATCAAACTGACCGTCGTGCAGAAGATACCGCAGTTTCCTGGTGGCTGGTCTGCCTTCATGCAGTGGCTTACCAAGAACCTGAAGTACCCTGTAGCTGCCCAGAAGAGTAGGATTCAGGGAACCGTAGTGGTATCCTTTATCGTAAACAAGGATGGTAGTGTTGCCAATATTAAGGTAAGCACTTCGGTAGATCCATTGCTCGACAACGAGGCTTTGAGGGTGATGAAGATGATGCCGAAGTGGAAGCCGGGCATCGATAAAGGCAAGGTCTGTCGCACGATGATTGCCATCCCGGTAGTGTTCCAGCTATAA